In Cryptomeria japonica chromosome 1, Sugi_1.0, whole genome shotgun sequence, the sequence TTggtacatagacaaacatttgtgtagacaacaaatagaTAACACATAAAACATTGTGCTTCGCAAATCATGCATCAATAGACGAACTGTTcaaccaaccaagcattcaaactgatcaaacttGTCTTATCAACCATATCATCAGccattgtcaacattatcatgggtcttatacaaggtgtggtatacttgaagccagattgtgtcctatcttagacgaggtattgcattccctgaaaccagataccATGATCATCCTATCATCAAATAAACATGATCACTTTTGACAACAAGATTAGAATGGTGcttgacttgtttggatttgtgaatcttatttttcattgatttatcttcgatcatgttcatatgctgctcgatgatgtcactaagtgatttagagtggttgggatggctcatggtcttttgcTTTTGTCTTCTGTTTGTGGGGTGGTTCATATCATTCTGGGGCatgtcttaggatggttgaaccattccttgttTGTAATTTATCCgttttacgcaaagggattgcattatcaccctggccttcattgccatggtgcaccGCATCCGTTTTACCATATCAAATaaaggatctcacctactagttgcatttgtgaaagcaagatttcccCATATTAATCATTCTTCGCTTCTCGCTTGCATTGCTTctggctaacatttcttctatcccatGAATCCTTTTATCTATTCATCAAGTCGATCATTATCATTCTCTCTATACTAGCTTATCAATCAAGAATTTCTTTATTTGATATTAATCACCCCTTTTCTACAATCCCTTAACATTCTTCCCTTCTTATTAACATTTTTCTCCTTCATCATATTTTCTctttctaacatttcttctcttcttttaagAGATGATTCATTTCTTTCATCCatcaacaatctcttgagggggcatcctacctccatcccttaGTTTGCTAGGGCAtgactttatttttgaattttctttgaaacaacgctcataatcacattgtctcaaagagggacaaaatgtagacactcaaaattggtcatcactcctgcGTCGCTAACCTAATTTCTAACATGTCTTCcatgtcacatttgattttcataaTATGTTGACATTATGTCATTCTTctaatttatattttctattttcctaatcatttaaatcatttcattattaatcattcatttcctaacattaattgaataatctttattatttgattaagttcaatcctactttaattaaataatttttattatttaattttagataattatttcatcataattaaataaatttttatttatttaataaaatcttaaataattaaataattttttatttatttaacaaaatcttaattatcttcttccaaaaatcaagaacggaaacaaatctttatttgtttttatttaattaatttaatttctaattatcctcatccagattcaaaaatggcaataaatcatgaaaatgattttaaaaattaaaacaaatcattatccaatttaaataaatttttttctcatattctcccaattttCAAAAATGGAAGGTATGTTGTCATTTAATTTATATGATTctcaaaaatcattatcatatcttcctaaaaattgaaaatggaagtaaCTAGTCAACTTCTGATTTTCTTGTTTTATCTTCAtggaaaatatctctttaatctcaatttaaaatttgaaaaaggagATATGCCTAGTCAAAAGCTACTTTATGCCATCTTTTTGAATCCATCTTGATTCTCCaatcttgtcttcaatcttctataaattTATCTATCTTTTCCATAATCAGGACCACATTTCAAGTATCCTTATGTAGTCAATTTCATCTCATCTTGCTTGCAACACACTTGCTTTGTAGGTGGAATccacaaatttgaaggagaaagaaaaacaatggaggtcaaggaaggaGATTTTTACATGTGGTTTGTGCTTTTGTTTTGAAATCTTGTCTTTCCttctttcattgaatgtattaggattaatTTCTTAGCTTGTTATGTTTTGTGGTTAGATATCTTAGGCTCTAATATGTTATTCCAAATTCCTAGTTACAGATATGATTCATTAAATTGGTGTTTAATCGAGCAAATCTTGGTGGAAGGACTAAAAGTGGCATCCAAATACTACATTTCAAAATTATAAGCCTTGTAAAGGCTATTATTGATTATCTCTTCATTTTCTCATGGTGCCTACTTTGAATCAAAGATGGCATTTATAGTCTTTATTATCAATTTAGCAATGCATATTTCACATGATTTGGTCAACTATGCTTAAACCAAAGTTGGTTCTGTTTGCCTCATGTATTCTTTTCCAAGGTGTCCACAATGGTGTCAAGTTAACCCATTTGAGAAAGTCAAATCTTCAATTCCCTTTTTGTGgtcatcaaaaaaatttcaaacattttttatGATTCCCAAAGCTCAAGATACTTGGACCTATATTCATgaattattgaagtttttattttttcttgacatatggtgttattaggggatTAGCCTTGCATTCTTGCTTCTAGGGTAGAAATTATTTTTAACATATGGAAAGTTAAAAAAATctactattttttttataatatattgtaCTACTAATCACAATTTCTTGCTTACAATAAAGCTAAATAAAGTTACCCTTGAGATTGCTCACTTAAAATTTTTGTTAGATCATTAGGGCAATACATGTGCTAATGCTATGGTTCCTCCAATTCCCACCTCTTCTCAAGGCCAAACTCCATCTTGAGGGCATTGTCAAGGATGCAGTCACTCAACTTGTGGTAATTAGGATGCTCACTCTCAAGATTCCCCTCTATAAGCAAAGATCATGCTCAACAAGGTTGATTGTGGCATATTGCTCACTACTTTGTTCCCCCCCACTTCATGGTGTTTGGTATATAGGATGGATTGAATCCAACAAATTTCCTTGTCTAGCTCTTGGCATTTCTCTTGCTTGTGTGACTAATGAAGATAAACAACAAGATGTTAAAGATGACAATGATGGTTAGGATCCTCCCATGGACAATTCTGACATTGTTGACGTATGGTGTAGGTCGAGGATTCGGATTCTCATCATTATCCTTTTGCTCTTACTCTTACCACTTAGTAGTTTATGTTTATTGTTGTTATGTCTTATGTTTTTATCGTCAAGTTATAACCCAATATGAATTTCTAATGTGGGACTTTCCACCCACTTTTTTATAAATAGATGTAacattattttataaatgacaatTTAGACACAATTCATAAAAAATcaacctaaattaaataaataaaatataaaatatactaaTTTTGGTTCAAACCAAGACATTAAGCCCTTGTTTGGCATGCCCATTTTGATTGATTGAGTCGATTGAATGATTTgttttaaattgaaaatctaagttaaaaggTGTTATGGGTCCTAGTTTTTCTTAGTTCAATTTTGCCTTTTTTCAGGCATTAATATcattattttcaaatttcaaagaaaattaataaattttataaaattattataaaaattacACATTCAAAGTAAAAAGCAATAAGCTTTTTATATATGTCACTGCAAGTCACCAATTTAAAGGGAAAGTCATATAGTCACACATGGTTTTTACAGCGACTCTTGATGATACAGGTGAATAAAGAGTTTTTGTTGGAATTGCCATTCCACAAAATGAGATCACTTATATATGTCTACTCAGGTTAACAAATGCCTGTACCTCTGTATTGTACGAATGGTGATCATTTGCACCACTTATAGAATAAATTAGTCTAACATCCAAAATTACACATTTGTTGCTAAACTTGCTGTAGAGGCGATCTCTGGATTAAGATAGATCTTGTATTGATCATCCATCTGGCTGGTTCCCAAAGATTTTGTTGGGATTTTACCTCTGCCTGGATTGATTGATGAAGTGACCCATATTTGAAGAGATCAAAACAGCCATGATCTAATGTGATGATAACTATAGAAAATCTCATTCTCATCTCTTTTGGATTGGACAGATAGTGAGAAATGGAAAATCGGAGATAAAGTTCCTCAAGACAAGTCAACATCAGCTAACTGCTGTTAATATTCAATATTCCTGTAGCTTGTACTGAAAGACCCTGCCAACAAAATCAAAAGTCTCAATATAAAACCTCTGTATTGTAGATCAAGAAATGTGAATGGACACCCAATTACTCAAATTCAGAAATGTGTACATACCCTGAAATCTTTGAGGTGTGAAAGGAAGTTGAATATTTTGCCCAAGCCCTAATTGAACAACACTTTGTAGTTCATCATCCCATAGATTTGGTATCTGAAAGCATTCTAGGTTAGAAAAGGTTCAGATGATATCTAGTTATGTGCCTCTATGCCTTCTAGAAGGACTATACTAATACATGTATGAAGAAATGCATTTTGAACAACATGGTTGTAATAGTTGGCATTAATTTTCCACAGTCCATTGGTTTAAGAGTTTAAGATTCAAAAGCTTCAGGTTTACACCGTGTCTGCTTTTTTTTTcgacattttggatcacactcgaTGGTCCATCATCAGGAAGAGGAAAGTGAACAGAGGaaagtgatccaaaatgttgaacAAAAAAAGCAGACAGTGTAAACCAGAAGCTCTTGCATCTTAAACATGGTTGTACTGAAGTGATATGGTACCTGAGAATTGGCATCTCCACAGCCTTCAGCAGGGGCCAAATGCTCATTAATTGTCTTTTTCAGTGCCTGTTCTCTGGTATTTCCCAGACTAGGTTCCACTATATTGCAGGACAAGCCTGTTTGCATTTGTGTCCACTCTGAGTGGGGAAATTGTGGATATGTAAGTGCAGAATCAGAAGCAAATGGCATACTTGATGGTTCATGCATCTGGAATAAGCAACAAGATGCAAACATTAAACTTCATCCACTATTTACTTTTATAATAAATTGTAGGGATACAACATCAATAAGAGGTTAGAACAAAATTCACATGGCTTTGTATCAATATTATCTCAACTACTAACACAAACACTTTTCATAACTGCTCAGCAGAGACACCAGAACACTGCATTTTAACCTCTATGAAAGTCCATATCACAATGCATTTTCTGACTACATGTAAACTACTTTTAAGATCAAGCTGCAAATCGTTGAAGCCTAAGTTCTGAGGATGCAAATTGGTTTGTTTGACACAAGGAGAAAAAATACTACAGTAATGAAAGCCATCTTTAAACTCACATCTTTGGAAATAAATCTCTCCATGTTGAAGTCCAGTCTTGGATTAACAGCTTCTAGCTTCATAGATAGAAACTGTGGAAAATAAGAAGAAGTTAATCGTGATAAAAATTGAAGTTTGAAGATTAAATTTCAGATGTTTCTAGATCTCACCTCAACTTGATGCTGCAGTGATTGGACATAGTTAATTATCTCATCTAACATCACTGCTTTACCGGTTATCTGCAGACAAAAACAAATCTTCCTTTAGTTCTAACTTCAACATGCCAACTGCCAAACCATTTGATCCTCTATCAAGCAGAATTAAAACTCAGAAGTGAAAAGATTTCTAGCCTTGACTACCTTATTACAACCTGGAACAAGATCTTGCAACAGCTTCATACGTTCACTGATCTTTTCTCTTCTGACCTGTAATTCAGAGCATAGACAGAATTTCTTTTGTTTTCAGGTTTTTATAATGATTAATTGGATCAGTGATCTAGATAATATAGATGCATAGTTATCACTTATCAGCAAATTAATTTTAGTGATTATAGTGGCAGTGCACTTTGAAGTGTTAAACTCTAAAGACTTTAGATGCAATTCAGCATTTTACCCTGTTCTTCAAATCTTGGGTTCacaatgtttttaatgtttttgtttcCACTGGGAAGAGAACAATGAAAAAGAATAACCATGAATATCCTTCCCAACAAAATCCTTCCTAATTATGCGGCAAAAAGGAAACTTACCCTCTCTGCAAGGCTGTGGCTGTCAGTAGCTTGGCCTCTCCTTGCTCTTACATGTATGTAGTCTTTAGGTGCCTCAGATGGTTTGCTATTTTGTTGAGAATCTTTTCGATTCATTTCGGGTTCACTACCGTTGGCTCCTAATTCACCCTCAGATTTCAAATCAGGCTTTTCATTTGTACCTTCTGCAATTTTAGAGCGTTTGCCTTTGGATTCCTTCTGTCAGAAAGTGATTAAACCACTGTTAGAATGATCTAGCATGTCTGGAGGTAATAagacatgaaaaaataaaaatctcaATAAGAAGTCATCTCAATAAGAAGTCATCTACCTCAAATTGACCCAGAGAAATTACTCGATACAATACAAAGGTTTCAAGCTAAAAAATATGGCAGAGCATTGTGCGATTTAAGGTTCTTGTGTGAGTGCATGCAAGATGAGTTCATAGATTCACACTTAACGGACCTAAGTCTAGTTCTATACTGGGATGAGAACCTCTACGAAACAATTTAGGAAATTAGTGTTGTGAAAATAGGTAATGGCTATCCAGTCATTAGGATGACTCATGACCTCTGTAAAAAGTTATATAGCATCTATGTACCAATGATACGctgaaataaaaatatgaaatagaaacaCACAAACATTAGTTGTACTGAAGAGGAGAAAACAAATAAACTCACCTCTGTATTTTCACCAGGACAAGGACCGATGGATAGGTCCCCTCTTGCTTTATCATTTGGCAAGATTTTTCTTTTCCTTGCACAGATTTTAGACCGTGGATCAGCGTTACTCTGCTCAGAACTTGAGGATTCTTCTGCAGAAACATTGCCTTTAGATAGACTGATGGGGCTGAAGAAATTAGAAGTCGGTGACTGTTCAGAAGCCAACTTCACATTTTGCAAACTGTTTTCTCTGCTGGAATAGTCTAGGCTATGCAGGGAGAATGGTAAGAGCTCATCCAAACCATAAGAGGAATTAACATGTCTAAGAAAGCCTTCTGTTGGCGCTGCTGCTGCTGTTGGCTGTGGTGGTGTCTGGCTCATTTTCATGGCATAATTGGCAGCAATTCCAGTCTGCCAAGTAGATGCTGGGTAATCCAGTGATGAATTATAATTAGCGGGTTCATCAAACACATAATTGCCATTACCTTGCAATGCCATAGCTATTCAATTCTTATCCTTAAAGGCTTATACCCAATTCAAAACAGTGCCAATAATGTTATCATAATAATCCAAATCACCCACTTCAATAGAACTCAATTGTGCCCCTTTTCCAATAGGTTAGATTGACACAATGCTGTTGCAGGGAAACACCCAAATACAAATTACAACAGAATATGGCATAATAGGCATAGTTACAGATTTAAAGATTCAGACTGCATTACTTCACATTGCTCAAGATGGAATGCTCATCTGCCTTTTTTATGAGCTTTTCGCCCCTCtacaagaaagaagaagacaagagtgAATAGGAGAATTGCAACTTTCTGTATCAGAATGAATGAATCAGAGAATTGGGATTGCACGAACGACTAAGTAGAGAGTAGAGACAGGGTCATATCATTCCAAACTTCCAAGCTGAATGATTGATTTGACTGCTTAACAATCTCAACTTCCTACCCTTTTCCCCGATTAAGCCTTTTCTATTACTTTTGCACACATTCCCTTTCCACGGCTTTCTACTATTGGGCCCCGGTCACATCTCCAACCGGTCAGGCATTGCTTTCAATTCCTTCTGAAAAGTGCTTAACCTACAAACAGAAGCGTGTTCTTCGGAAAGTAAGCCGTGACAATTGTATTCTTAAATTTCCATGACAGACCATTCTACGATGGAATTTGGATCGGACAATGTAACTGGTACACGGAACATCATTTTATAGGTAATGGGTACGATCTAAAACAAATTTGATAGCCTACTTTTACTGTCAATTAAACTTTTCATGACTGTTTTACAGCCATTGAAATGATTCGATCTGGAACATACGGTCCTCTGTAAATTTTGACGGCCATCAAATTTACCTCACCAGAAATTGAGAGTAGGAGCAGATACCCTTATCACAGATTCATATCTTCTAGGTTGTACAATTTAAATTTCACATTAACTATCCATTGAACAATGAGTGCTAAGGACACTTTGACTTTATGGCGTCAGTGTTGTATGCCGGTTAAAACTGAGCGGTGGGCAAGCGGCGCCCATTGGATTTCACTCAACCTAAGCAAACCACACAAAAGAACGTATAAGATAAGAAGTCTTATATTATCTCTCCTTTTACCCTTGTTatctttttttctttaaaatatccGTTGCTTTCTGCTTAATTCAATGAGCTTTAGTTTATAAACAAAATTTAGGCAAACCTATGATTCTTTTTATTGATTTAGCTTGAGGGGTTTGGATTAAATTTTacttttttaggattttatatTATGTACAagtttttttgttatttgatttgagAGCATGAGTATATCTCTTTGTTTAATAGTCAAAGACTGAAGGGTATCTATTCTCCTATATTTGTTTGCGACGCAATCATAACTTCGTTCCTTATATCGTACCTCTTTTGAATCTTAGTTGATGGTataatttgttaggattcccacagatactgagaaggtggggtgaatcagtatctaactggttaatagattttcttaacttaaaacatgtaaagcatattaaaactgtgtactggtaagcagaaagtaatgcaataaacagagataaaaacaaccacatgaaaaacataccataacacaaggatttaatgaggaaacccgatgtgggaaaaacttcggtgggatttgtgacccacaatattcacttactggccagtaagagaatattactgctacaagaggggcctgcacatgcaggaaggccaactgcctagagctcactgctcaaatataaaataggaagtctcactgacttacaaaatggattgtataaatctaacgtcttgtactgcttcaaaatagcatctataatgccagatccagtactggtttctgctctgcttcttacataaacccttaacctataattcgcataataggtctgccttatttcgcctaattacatttctttttttttcctacaaatgttctacaatgatctctcttatataagagttattttacaacttgccaagtcggcttacaatgattttacaaataataaacaaaatatattacaacaaaatcctgtcggcctttgtgctggtatgctACCTCTCACTGCCAGTGTCGGTGAtttgagtgccgatgtagagtctgatcttgctagtgccggtgaactaccttgctagtgtcataggattgtaaggttgccatcaatgacaaaaccttcaatcacctacaatgtctcattggagtgtgcatatgccaacaatctccccctttggcattgatggcaacactcatgagaaatttttttaaatgtatccaaaatttgtaatccaaaaatgtgtaccaaaaatatatgagctccccctaagcagataagtcttttactgattattttctcatactactactccccctttggcatcaatgacaaaggttgtcaaggtgtcaatagagttgtagtttttccgtctcaaccttgtagctgggtggttacaatttgaaagagatccgccaaaaccaaatttatgctttccataaacttcttattgtcttttattgttgcctctgttctttgaactgtaccggtgag encodes:
- the LOC131027388 gene encoding transcription factor bHLH77 isoform X1: MALQGNGNYVFDEPANYNSSLDYPASTWQTGIAANYAMKMSQTPPQPTAAAAPTEGFLRHVNSSYGLDELLPFSLHSLDYSSRENSLQNVKLASEQSPTSNFFSPISLSKGNVSAEESSSSEQSNADPRSKICARKRKILPNDKARGDLSIGPCPGENTEKESKGKRSKIAEGTNEKPDLKSEGELGANGSEPEMNRKDSQQNSKPSEAPKDYIHVRARRGQATDSHSLAERVRREKISERMKLLQDLVPGCNKITGKAVMLDEIINYVQSLQHQVEFLSMKLEAVNPRLDFNMERFISKDMHEPSSMPFASDSALTYPQFPHSEWTQMQTGLSCNIVEPSLGNTREQALKKTINEHLAPAEGCGDANSQIPNLWDDELQSVVQLGLGQNIQLPFTPQRFQGSFSTSYRNIEY
- the LOC131027388 gene encoding transcription factor bHLH79 isoform X2, whose product is MALQGNGNYVFDEPANYNSSLDYPASTWQTGIAANYAMKMSQTPPQPTAAAAPTEGFLRHVNSSYGLDELLPFSLHSLDYSSRENSLQNVKLASEQSPTSNFFSPISLSKGNVSAEESSSSEQSNADPRSKICARKRKILPNDKARGDLSIGPCPGENTEESKGKRSKIAEGTNEKPDLKSEGELGANGSEPEMNRKDSQQNSKPSEAPKDYIHVRARRGQATDSHSLAERVRREKISERMKLLQDLVPGCNKITGKAVMLDEIINYVQSLQHQVEFLSMKLEAVNPRLDFNMERFISKDMHEPSSMPFASDSALTYPQFPHSEWTQMQTGLSCNIVEPSLGNTREQALKKTINEHLAPAEGCGDANSQIPNLWDDELQSVVQLGLGQNIQLPFTPQRFQGSFSTSYRNIEY